One Microbacterium sp. zg-B96 genomic region harbors:
- a CDS encoding Pr6Pr family membrane protein, with amino-acid sequence MTAAPGARVAGTPQFWWRVAIIVVCLLGLSSGNHRLVFFTTQSNVIVFAYFAGALYWMLRRGTTDAPAPRLRGATTAWILTTALVSHVLLNYGASPLPGLFVTDPAEALANRSLFILHYVVPGMVLVDWLAFGPRRAVRWRDGLVWLLYPFLYGVITLARAIAFPTIADRFPYPFLNIDYLGIGGALLGLLQVVAVIAVVGAIVIGLDRAVAALSDRRRRARTAPGA; translated from the coding sequence ATGACCGCAGCGCCTGGTGCCCGCGTCGCCGGCACGCCCCAGTTCTGGTGGCGCGTCGCGATCATCGTGGTGTGCCTGCTGGGGCTGTCCAGCGGCAACCACCGCTTGGTCTTCTTCACCACGCAGAGCAACGTGATCGTCTTCGCGTACTTCGCCGGAGCGCTGTACTGGATGCTCCGCCGGGGCACGACCGACGCCCCCGCCCCGCGACTGCGCGGCGCGACGACCGCGTGGATCCTGACCACCGCACTGGTCTCGCACGTACTGCTCAACTACGGCGCGAGCCCGCTTCCCGGCCTCTTCGTCACCGATCCCGCCGAGGCGCTGGCCAACCGGTCGCTGTTCATCCTGCATTACGTCGTGCCCGGGATGGTGCTCGTTGATTGGCTGGCGTTCGGCCCGCGGCGCGCGGTGCGCTGGCGCGACGGCCTGGTGTGGCTGCTGTACCCGTTCCTGTACGGCGTCATCACGCTGGCTCGTGCCATCGCGTTCCCCACCATCGCCGACCGGTTCCCGTATCCCTTCCTCAACATCGACTATCTCGGCATCGGCGGCGCCCTGCTCGGCCTGCTGCAGGTCGTCGCGGTCATCGCCGTCGTGGGCGCGATCGTCATCGGACTCGACCGCGCCGTCGCGGCGCTGAGCGACCGGCGGCGTCGGGCGCGGACCGCACCGGGCGCGTAA
- a CDS encoding YchJ family metal-binding protein — MPDDACPCGLPAALADCCGRYLAGDPAPTAEALMRSRYTAFATGDARYLEQTWHPGTRPEHLDLDPGMRWQGLEIVAADEGDKRAYVEFRARFAEGSTRGVLHERSRFVRQSGRWWYLDGVIDP; from the coding sequence ATGCCCGACGACGCCTGCCCCTGCGGATTGCCCGCCGCGCTCGCCGACTGCTGCGGTCGCTACCTCGCCGGCGACCCCGCTCCCACCGCCGAGGCGCTCATGCGCTCGCGGTACACCGCGTTCGCGACCGGCGACGCGCGGTATCTCGAGCAGACGTGGCACCCGGGCACCCGTCCCGAGCACCTCGACCTCGACCCGGGAATGCGCTGGCAGGGCCTGGAGATCGTCGCCGCCGACGAAGGCGACAAGCGCGCGTACGTCGAGTTCCGCGCCCGCTTCGCCGAGGGGAGCACGCGCGGCGTGCTGCACGAGCGCAGTCGCTTCGTGCGGCAGAGCGGGCGGTGGTGGTACCTCGACGGTGTGATCGACCCGTGA
- a CDS encoding FUSC family protein, translated as MALTAAVRADRRLPLLQVAKSALATMLAWLVAGWLLPGPPPVFAAIAALLVVQPSLNQSVLKAIERSVGVIAGVAIASALGLLFGAATWVVLTAIVVSLVVAWALRMTTGVSNQVVISALLVLALGVSTPGYAGARIIETIIGAALGLAVSVLLAPPVHVAPARERVDALGRETAATLDRLAGAFVEHRTAGELEELLLTARLLRPMRDAAASALAASTDSLELNPRAPKFRPQIDELERLLERFDGIVTQVIGMTRAVRDYRTDELVDEPSAPAIAEQLRRAAHDLRLLTSAGDGEVAADEEPALTRPLEIHSPSSLNWVLIGSILVDLRRVHEGITEPL; from the coding sequence ATGGCCCTCACCGCCGCCGTCCGCGCCGACCGCCGCCTGCCCCTGCTGCAGGTCGCGAAGTCGGCGCTGGCCACGATGCTCGCCTGGCTCGTCGCCGGGTGGCTGCTGCCGGGGCCGCCGCCGGTGTTCGCCGCCATCGCGGCGCTGCTGGTCGTGCAGCCGAGCCTGAACCAATCGGTGCTGAAGGCGATCGAGCGCAGCGTCGGCGTCATCGCCGGTGTCGCGATCGCGTCGGCGCTGGGATTGCTGTTCGGCGCGGCGACGTGGGTGGTGCTGACCGCGATCGTCGTGTCGCTGGTGGTCGCGTGGGCCCTGCGCATGACCACCGGCGTGAGCAACCAGGTCGTCATCAGTGCCCTGCTGGTACTCGCCCTCGGCGTCAGCACCCCCGGATACGCCGGCGCCCGCATCATCGAGACGATCATCGGAGCGGCGCTGGGACTGGCCGTCAGCGTGCTGCTGGCCCCGCCGGTGCACGTCGCTCCGGCGCGGGAGCGGGTCGACGCGCTGGGGCGGGAGACCGCCGCCACCCTCGACCGGCTCGCCGGTGCGTTCGTGGAGCACCGCACCGCCGGAGAGCTGGAGGAACTGCTGCTCACCGCACGCCTGCTGCGCCCGATGCGCGACGCCGCGGCATCCGCCCTTGCCGCTTCCACCGACTCGCTCGAGCTGAACCCGCGCGCGCCGAAGTTCCGGCCGCAGATCGATGAGCTGGAGCGGCTGCTCGAGCGGTTCGACGGAATCGTCACCCAGGTGATCGGAATGACCCGGGCGGTGCGCGACTACCGGACGGACGAGCTCGTCGATGAGCCGTCGGCTCCCGCGATCGCCGAGCAGCTGCGGCGGGCCGCCCACGACCTGCGGCTGCTCACGAGCGCTGGCGACGGCGAGGTCGCGGCCGACGAAGAGCCCGCGCTGACCCGCCCGCTGGAGATCCATTCGCCGTCGTCGCTGAACTGGGTGCTGATCGGCTCGATCCTCGTCGACCTGCGACGCGTGCACGAAGGCATCACCGAGCCGCTCTGA
- a CDS encoding VOC family protein, with protein MTTHTEERHLNAATSMGAVTLRVADLESMSGYYANAFAMAPIQERARGREVHRVLGRGETPLVRLVHTPGLPAADPRQAGLFHTAFLSDDAESLAATVFRAAQDPRSRFTGSADHLVSEAFYFTDPEGNGVELYTDRDRDLWRHVGGQVQMDSLALDPNEYLRRHLTQDALDTAPARAGTVGHVHLQVGDVATAQAFYVDALGFEATLTGYPGAIFASAGGYHHHVAMNTWNSRGAGPRAAALGLGDVSITVPDREDLDALIARLRERGLSYDSDGRSVRLTDPWGTQVTVALPDLSPDELLSR; from the coding sequence ATGACCACGCACACCGAGGAACGCCACCTCAACGCCGCCACCTCGATGGGCGCGGTGACGCTGCGCGTGGCCGACCTCGAGTCAATGAGCGGCTACTACGCGAACGCGTTCGCGATGGCGCCGATTCAGGAGCGCGCCCGTGGGCGCGAGGTGCACCGGGTGCTCGGCCGTGGCGAGACCCCGCTCGTCCGGCTCGTGCACACCCCGGGTCTTCCCGCCGCCGATCCGCGTCAGGCGGGACTGTTCCACACCGCATTCCTCTCCGACGATGCCGAGAGCCTGGCGGCGACGGTCTTCCGCGCGGCGCAGGACCCGCGCAGCCGCTTCACCGGCTCCGCGGACCACCTCGTGAGCGAGGCGTTCTACTTCACCGACCCCGAGGGCAACGGCGTCGAGCTGTACACCGACCGCGACCGTGACCTGTGGCGGCATGTCGGCGGCCAGGTGCAGATGGACTCGCTCGCGCTCGACCCCAACGAGTACCTGCGCCGCCACCTCACTCAGGATGCCCTCGACACGGCGCCTGCCCGCGCCGGCACAGTCGGGCACGTCCACCTGCAGGTCGGCGACGTCGCCACCGCGCAGGCGTTCTACGTCGATGCGCTCGGGTTCGAAGCGACCCTGACCGGTTACCCCGGCGCGATCTTCGCCTCGGCCGGCGGCTACCACCACCACGTCGCGATGAACACGTGGAACAGCCGGGGTGCCGGGCCCCGCGCCGCCGCGCTCGGACTCGGCGACGTGTCTATCACCGTGCCCGATCGCGAGGATCTCGACGCGCTCATCGCACGGCTGCGCGAGCGCGGCCTCAGTTACGACAGCGACGGGCGGTCGGTACGCCTCACCGATCCCTGGGGCACGCAGGTGACCGTCGCACTGCCGGACCTCTCCCCCGACGAGTTGCTGTCCCGCTGA
- a CDS encoding amino acid permease: MSAVRTLFRRKPINAQTPTEGGLPRRLGTFQLAMLGVGATVGTGVFFVMHESVPLAGPAVLISFLIAAIAAGLSAVCYAEMASAVPISGSTYTYAYVTLGEIVAMGVAACLILEYGVSAAAVASGWSGYLDHLLGALFGFNLPPALTAGPMEGGIINLPAVLLVAMCAVLLVRGTRESAAVNTVMVVIKVAVLLMFAGIAITAFSVDHFAEFAPHGAAGVTAAAGTIFFTFIGLDAVSTAGDEVKDPQRALPRAILIALAVVVAVYLFVAVAAVGAQPWGDFSDPAQQSAGLAVILSDVLGASWPATVLAAGAVVSIFSVTLVILFGQTRILYSIGRDGLIPSAFARVDPRTQTPVFSTVVVSAAVALLAGLVPLTSLWDLVSMGTLVAFIVVSVGVVVLRRSRPDLPRAFKVPGYPVTPVLSILACIYLISGLGWSTYVWFGAWIAVVLAFYLLWGRRHSALAKTNTSENATT; encoded by the coding sequence ATGAGCGCGGTCCGCACACTCTTCCGGCGCAAGCCGATCAACGCGCAGACCCCGACTGAGGGCGGTCTGCCGCGGCGCCTGGGCACCTTCCAGCTGGCGATGCTCGGGGTCGGGGCCACCGTCGGCACCGGCGTCTTCTTCGTCATGCACGAGTCGGTCCCCCTTGCCGGCCCGGCGGTGCTGATCTCGTTCCTCATCGCGGCGATCGCCGCGGGGCTCTCGGCGGTCTGCTACGCCGAGATGGCCTCGGCCGTACCGATCTCGGGTTCGACGTACACGTACGCCTACGTGACGCTGGGCGAGATCGTCGCGATGGGCGTCGCCGCGTGCCTTATCCTCGAGTACGGCGTCTCCGCCGCCGCCGTCGCCTCCGGCTGGAGCGGGTACCTCGACCACCTGCTGGGCGCGCTGTTCGGCTTCAACCTGCCGCCCGCGCTGACGGCGGGGCCGATGGAGGGCGGCATCATCAATCTGCCGGCCGTGCTGCTGGTGGCCATGTGCGCCGTGCTGCTGGTGCGCGGCACCCGTGAGTCGGCGGCGGTCAACACCGTCATGGTCGTCATCAAGGTGGCCGTGCTGCTGATGTTCGCGGGGATCGCGATCACGGCGTTCAGCGTCGACCACTTCGCCGAGTTCGCCCCGCACGGTGCGGCAGGGGTGACCGCGGCCGCCGGCACGATCTTCTTCACCTTCATCGGGTTGGATGCCGTCTCGACGGCGGGCGACGAAGTGAAGGACCCGCAGCGCGCGTTGCCGCGTGCGATCCTCATCGCCCTGGCCGTCGTCGTGGCGGTGTACCTGTTCGTCGCCGTCGCCGCCGTCGGCGCGCAGCCGTGGGGCGACTTCTCCGACCCGGCGCAGCAGAGCGCCGGTCTGGCAGTGATCCTCTCCGACGTGCTGGGCGCCTCTTGGCCGGCGACCGTGCTTGCCGCCGGTGCGGTGGTGTCGATCTTCTCGGTCACCCTGGTGATCTTGTTTGGTCAGACCCGCATCCTCTACTCGATCGGCCGCGACGGTCTGATCCCGTCGGCGTTCGCACGCGTCGACCCCCGCACCCAGACGCCGGTGTTCTCCACCGTCGTGGTGTCGGCGGCAGTCGCGCTGCTGGCGGGCCTCGTGCCGCTGACGAGCCTGTGGGACCTCGTCTCGATGGGCACGCTCGTGGCATTCATCGTCGTGTCGGTGGGGGTCGTGGTGCTGCGCCGCTCGCGCCCCGACCTTCCGCGCGCCTTCAAGGTGCCCGGCTACCCGGTCACCCCCGTGCTGTCGATCCTGGCCTGCATCTACCTCATCAGCGGCCTCGGCTGGTCGACTTACGTGTGGTTCGGCGCCTGGATCGCCGTCGTGCTGGCGTTCTACCTGCTGTGGGGCCGGCGGCACAGCGCGCTGGCGAAGACCAATACGAGCGAAAACGCAACCACCTGA
- a CDS encoding SDR family oxidoreductase: MARILIIGGHGKVALHLEPLLVERGDTVSAVIRNADHEGDVAATGAAPVVADIETFDLDQLTNLVSANDAIVWVAGAGGGSPERTYAVDRDAAIRTIDAAVAAGVRRFVMVSWIGSRADHGVSPDNGFFAYADAKWAADEHLRASGLDWTIVAPGALTLDAPTGRIEVDPEGDGAVARADVAAVIAASLTDDATVGRTIRFGGGDVPIADALHAR; encoded by the coding sequence ATGGCCCGCATCCTGATCATCGGCGGACACGGCAAAGTCGCGCTGCACCTGGAACCCCTCCTCGTCGAGCGGGGTGACACGGTCAGCGCCGTCATCCGCAACGCCGATCACGAGGGCGATGTCGCGGCCACCGGTGCCGCGCCGGTCGTCGCCGACATCGAGACGTTCGACCTCGATCAGCTGACAAACCTCGTCAGCGCCAACGACGCGATCGTGTGGGTGGCGGGTGCCGGGGGTGGCAGCCCTGAGCGCACGTATGCCGTCGACCGCGACGCCGCGATCCGCACGATCGACGCGGCCGTCGCCGCCGGGGTGCGTCGCTTCGTGATGGTGTCGTGGATCGGGTCCCGCGCCGACCACGGCGTCTCGCCCGACAACGGGTTCTTCGCGTATGCCGACGCGAAGTGGGCCGCCGACGAGCACCTGCGCGCGAGTGGACTGGACTGGACGATCGTCGCGCCGGGGGCGCTCACGCTCGACGCGCCCACCGGGCGGATCGAAGTGGACCCCGAGGGAGACGGTGCCGTTGCGCGCGCCGATGTCGCGGCGGTCATCGCGGCATCCCTCACCGACGATGCGACCGTCGGGCGCACCATCCGGTTCGGCGGCGGCGACGTGCCCATCGCCGACGCGCTGCACGCGCGGTGA
- a CDS encoding TraR/DksA C4-type zinc finger protein, with product MSGRAAALAALADELARRRRDIDDRIDRLDRDDALLRRDRADGTADDEHDPEGSTLSGEWLQLDALRRAAHGERAELDAALVRTADGSYGVCASCGAAIPVERMQARPTAEHCIACAAAAQA from the coding sequence GTGAGCGGGCGCGCCGCGGCGCTGGCCGCATTGGCGGACGAGCTCGCGCGGCGCCGACGCGACATCGACGACCGCATCGATCGCCTCGATCGCGACGACGCGCTGCTGCGTCGCGATCGGGCCGACGGCACGGCGGATGACGAGCACGACCCCGAGGGTTCCACCCTCAGTGGGGAGTGGTTGCAGCTGGATGCGCTGCGCCGGGCCGCACACGGCGAGCGGGCCGAGCTGGACGCGGCCCTGGTGCGCACGGCGGACGGCTCATATGGAGTGTGCGCGTCCTGCGGCGCGGCGATCCCGGTGGAGCGGATGCAGGCGCGGCCCACGGCCGAGCACTGCATCGCCTGCGCGGCGGCAGCGCAGGCCTGA
- the rpsA gene encoding 30S ribosomal protein S1: MTTATTAPATKQVAINDIGSAEDFLAAVEKTLKFFNDGDLIEGTVVKIDRDEVLLDVGYKTEGVIPSRELSIKHDVDPNEVVNVGDHVEALVLQKEDKEGRLILSKKRAQYERAWGDVEKIKESDGVVTGQVIEVVKGGLIVDIGLRGFLPASLIELRRVRDLTPYLGQEIEAKILELDKNRNNVVLSRRALLEQTQSESRTTFLNNLHKGQVRKGTVSSIVNFGAFVDLGGVDGLVHVSELSWKHIEHASEVVEVGQEVTVEILEVDLDRERVSLSLKATQEDPWQVFARTHAIGQVAPGKVTKLVPFGAFVRVADGIEGLVHISELSGKHVELAEQVVSVGEEVFVKIIDIDLERRRISLSLKQANESVDPNGTEFDPALYGMVTEYDENGEYKYPEGFDAETNQWKEGFDEQRLAWEAEYAAAQGRWEAHKAAVAKALEAEAAAGVDSGAGTYSSESGSAGTLADDEALAALREKLSGR; this comes from the coding sequence ATGACTACCGCAACGACCGCCCCGGCCACCAAGCAGGTCGCGATCAACGACATCGGATCTGCCGAAGACTTCCTGGCCGCGGTCGAGAAGACCCTGAAGTTCTTCAACGACGGCGACCTCATCGAAGGCACCGTGGTCAAGATCGACCGTGACGAGGTGCTCCTCGATGTCGGTTACAAGACCGAGGGCGTCATCCCTTCGCGCGAGCTCTCGATCAAGCACGACGTCGACCCCAACGAGGTCGTCAACGTGGGCGACCACGTCGAGGCGCTGGTTCTCCAGAAGGAGGACAAGGAAGGCCGCCTCATCCTGTCCAAGAAGCGCGCGCAGTACGAGCGTGCGTGGGGCGATGTGGAGAAGATCAAGGAAAGCGACGGCGTCGTCACCGGTCAGGTGATCGAGGTCGTCAAGGGCGGCCTGATCGTCGACATCGGGCTGCGCGGCTTCCTGCCGGCATCGCTGATCGAGCTGCGTCGCGTCCGTGATCTGACGCCGTACCTCGGTCAGGAGATCGAGGCCAAGATCCTCGAGCTCGACAAGAACCGCAACAACGTTGTGCTCTCGCGCCGCGCCCTGCTCGAGCAGACGCAGTCCGAGTCGCGCACCACGTTCCTCAACAACCTGCACAAGGGTCAGGTTCGCAAGGGTACGGTCTCGTCGATCGTCAACTTCGGTGCGTTCGTCGACCTGGGCGGCGTGGACGGCCTCGTGCACGTCTCCGAGCTCTCGTGGAAGCACATCGAGCACGCTTCGGAGGTCGTGGAGGTTGGCCAGGAGGTCACCGTCGAGATCCTCGAGGTCGACCTCGACCGCGAGCGCGTCTCGCTGTCGCTGAAGGCGACGCAGGAGGACCCGTGGCAGGTCTTCGCCCGGACCCACGCGATCGGTCAGGTCGCTCCGGGCAAGGTCACCAAGCTGGTTCCGTTCGGTGCGTTCGTTCGCGTCGCAGACGGCATCGAGGGCCTCGTGCACATCTCGGAGCTGTCCGGCAAGCACGTCGAGCTCGCCGAGCAGGTCGTCTCGGTCGGTGAAGAGGTCTTCGTGAAGATCATCGACATCGATCTCGAGCGTCGCCGCATCTCGCTGTCGCTGAAGCAGGCCAACGAGTCGGTCGACCCCAACGGCACCGAGTTCGACCCGGCGCTGTACGGCATGGTCACGGAGTACGACGAGAACGGGGAGTACAAGTACCCCGAGGGCTTCGACGCCGAGACCAACCAGTGGAAGGAAGGCTTCGACGAGCAGCGTCTTGCTTGGGAGGCCGAGTACGCCGCTGCCCAGGGTCGCTGGGAGGCTCACAAGGCCGCCGTGGCGAAGGCTCTCGAGGCAGAAGCCGCTGCCGGTGTCGACTCCGGTGCGGGTACCTACTCGTCCGAGAGTGGCTCCGCAGGCACGCTGGCCGACGACGAGGCACTCGCGGCTCTCCGCGAGAAGCTCTCCGGCCGCTGA
- the coaE gene encoding dephospho-CoA kinase yields the protein MPLIALTGGIASGKSTIAHRLAEHGATVVDADRIVREVQSPGSPVLADIAAAFGADMLTPDGALDRARLASVVFGDDDAIARLNAIVHPAVRAESARRFAEALRADPDAVIVYDVPLLVEARVDDPWDLIVVAHAPATLRTRRLVELRGMTEADAQARIASQVPDERRLAIADVVVDTSGTLASTLAQTDALWETVTHLQGGAASRNGAGPQER from the coding sequence ATGCCGCTCATCGCACTCACCGGCGGAATCGCGTCGGGCAAGTCGACCATCGCCCACCGTCTCGCCGAGCACGGCGCGACCGTGGTCGATGCGGACCGCATCGTCCGAGAGGTGCAGTCGCCCGGTTCGCCGGTGCTTGCCGACATCGCCGCCGCGTTCGGCGCCGACATGCTCACGCCGGACGGCGCGCTGGACCGCGCCCGGCTGGCATCCGTCGTCTTCGGTGACGACGACGCGATCGCCCGGCTGAACGCGATCGTGCACCCCGCGGTGCGGGCGGAATCGGCCCGTCGTTTCGCCGAGGCGCTGCGAGCCGATCCCGACGCCGTGATCGTCTACGACGTCCCGTTGCTGGTCGAGGCCAGGGTGGACGATCCCTGGGATCTGATCGTCGTCGCACACGCGCCGGCGACGCTGCGCACGCGACGTCTGGTGGAGTTACGCGGGATGACCGAGGCCGACGCGCAGGCGCGAATCGCCTCGCAGGTGCCCGACGAGCGGCGATTGGCGATAGCCGACGTCGTGGTGGACACGTCCGGGACACTCGCATCCACCCTGGCGCAGACCGATGCCCTGTGGGAGACCGTGACCCACCTGCAGGGCGGTGCGGCCAGCCGCAACGGGGCAGGCCCGCAGGAACGATAA